A window from Chryseobacterium vaccae encodes these proteins:
- a CDS encoding tetratricopeptide repeat protein produces the protein MKKSNLLFTLLLLIFPLLIFSQAKDNPELQKMADDDQNARKAANIDWSVLSKEDSDRRARILILMKEGKVQTAKDYFNSGIVFQHGNDSISSGMAVKSFGQALKMDPTLNRWWYAAAVDRDLMRRNQPQIYGTQFYKDHTTNGKWARYKIDPSQITDEQRKYYSVETLKEQEEKERKMNLISLNEAYNNEKSIDKLIPFIKSEYKKGLASKYNMGEGEINSFGYQLAREKKMDDALKIFRLNIELYPNAWNTYDSYGENLLIVGKKKEALENYKKSLELNPDNENAKKVLGK, from the coding sequence ATGAAAAAATCAAACCTGCTTTTCACTTTGCTTTTACTGATATTTCCTTTATTGATTTTCTCTCAGGCAAAGGATAATCCCGAACTTCAGAAAATGGCAGACGATGATCAGAATGCAAGAAAGGCTGCGAATATTGACTGGTCTGTTCTGAGTAAGGAAGACAGCGACCGAAGAGCCAGAATTCTTATTCTCATGAAGGAAGGCAAAGTGCAGACCGCTAAAGATTATTTCAATTCCGGAATTGTTTTTCAACACGGAAACGACAGTATTTCTTCAGGAATGGCTGTTAAAAGTTTCGGGCAGGCCCTGAAAATGGACCCTACCCTGAACCGCTGGTGGTATGCCGCTGCCGTAGACAGAGACCTGATGCGCAGAAACCAGCCACAGATCTACGGAACCCAGTTCTATAAAGATCATACAACTAATGGAAAATGGGCACGCTATAAAATCGATCCTTCTCAGATTACCGATGAACAGAGAAAATATTACAGTGTTGAAACCCTGAAAGAACAGGAGGAAAAGGAGAGAAAAATGAATCTCATCTCCCTGAATGAAGCCTATAACAACGAAAAATCCATTGACAAGCTGATTCCGTTTATAAAGTCAGAATATAAGAAAGGACTTGCATCAAAATATAATATGGGTGAGGGAGAAATCAACAGTTTTGGCTATCAGCTGGCCAGAGAAAAGAAAATGGATGATGCCCTGAAAATATTCAGACTGAATATAGAACTTTACCCTAATGCCTGGAACACCTATGACAGCTATGGTGAAAACCTTTTGATAGTTGGCAAAAAGAAGGAAGCCCTGGAAAATTATAAAAAATCCCTGGAGCTTAATCCTGATAATGAGAATGCGAAAAAAGTGCTGGGGAAATAG
- a CDS encoding helix-turn-helix domain-containing protein gives MNFRFIKTKDELLKKYLEGFYIFESGTADAQTEYIVFPSNHCVVSIYHNVRLHIESNKIHYSNSPGESVVSTVAIAFQKPLIGTYESGVREISFCFYPLGFNHFVDKDLSGLQRGGLQFFDYEEDFKAFISEILDETDKTVLQEKIEAYWLRKFRDKDFSQLENALDMLNKTDLDISEIADKMGLSRQYLARMFTKHLCKTPSEFRKIFRFRKALQSFTSSRNLTHLTYDNLFYDQSHLIKDFQKLTGMSPKQFFKGNKSLNEGSVNWFFPD, from the coding sequence ATGAATTTCAGGTTTATAAAAACGAAAGATGAGTTGTTGAAAAAATATCTGGAAGGATTTTATATTTTTGAAAGCGGAACAGCAGATGCTCAGACAGAATATATTGTTTTTCCTTCCAATCACTGTGTCGTTTCTATATACCATAATGTTCGGTTGCATATAGAATCTAATAAAATCCACTATTCAAATTCACCTGGGGAATCTGTTGTTTCTACGGTTGCTATTGCCTTTCAGAAACCTCTCATTGGAACCTACGAATCAGGAGTCAGAGAAATATCGTTTTGTTTTTATCCTCTTGGTTTTAATCATTTTGTTGACAAAGATTTAAGCGGCCTTCAACGGGGAGGGCTTCAGTTTTTTGATTATGAAGAGGATTTTAAAGCCTTTATTTCAGAGATTCTTGATGAAACGGATAAGACTGTTTTACAGGAGAAAATTGAAGCGTATTGGCTGCGGAAGTTTCGGGATAAAGACTTTTCACAGCTCGAAAATGCATTGGATATGCTCAATAAAACAGATCTGGATATCTCTGAAATTGCAGATAAAATGGGATTAAGCAGGCAGTACCTGGCCCGGATGTTCACGAAGCACCTTTGTAAAACACCCTCTGAATTCCGTAAAATTTTTCGGTTCAGAAAAGCATTGCAAAGTTTTACATCATCCAGAAATCTTACCCATCTTACCTATGACAACTTATTCTATGATCAGTCTCATCTTATTAAAGATTTTCAGAAACTGACAGGAATGTCTCCCAAACAGTTCTTTAAAGGAAATAAATCACTGAATGAAGGATCGGTGAACTGGTTTTTCCCGGATTAG
- a CDS encoding S41 family peptidase, which yields MINFFLTLLLFLFSIFSFAQTAKGTDISTDHTFDKGSSVSVQKLSGTQIRDLAVLGKVWGFLKYYHPKANSGTLNWDYELFKVMPGILSAKNESERNKILLTWTASLGDFSKRTDVKENSEVRYKPDLQWISKSLGKDLSESLMNISRAERKPENHYVKIYSEDMPIPYFQNEAAYAQFKYPDAGFRLLSLYRYWNMIEYFYPYKNTLEKSWDKTLIELIPKFAEAENEMSYKLAVASMVAEIQDSHAILSIWTTPPLYEQYGKMRPAVNLVFVGNRPVVSESLEEKNGNKNELLQGDEIVSVNQKAVETLLKEQLPYASGSNEPVRLSKVAVSLLRTNDPQIEVGVKRSGTLKTIKVTTLPLEKSLIEENQGEPAFKMVENDIAYIHPGRLDVKDLDGIMQKAIKAKAIIIDMRTYPKETMFLMKIGDYLFDKPKDFCRMTKGNVVTPGQFSYLSNEYMSNVKIGKDTPDYYKGKLIVLCNETTQSFAEMSLMAFRAGPNTTIIGSQTAGADGNVTATISLPGNIKTIFTGIGMYNLDGTETQRIGIVPDIEVKPTVQGILDKKDEVLERAIRFSNGA from the coding sequence ATGATAAATTTTTTTCTTACCCTCTTACTGTTTCTGTTCAGTATTTTTAGTTTTGCCCAGACTGCTAAGGGAACAGATATTTCTACAGATCATACTTTTGATAAAGGTTCATCCGTATCCGTTCAGAAGCTATCCGGAACTCAGATCAGAGATCTTGCAGTTCTTGGAAAAGTGTGGGGCTTTCTGAAATATTATCATCCGAAAGCCAATTCAGGGACACTCAATTGGGATTATGAACTTTTTAAGGTAATGCCCGGAATTCTTTCAGCTAAAAATGAATCAGAAAGAAATAAGATTCTTCTTACCTGGACAGCATCTCTTGGGGATTTCTCCAAAAGAACAGACGTAAAAGAAAATTCAGAAGTAAGATACAAACCGGATTTACAATGGATCAGCAAATCATTAGGTAAAGATCTTAGTGAGTCGCTGATGAATATTTCCAGGGCAGAGAGAAAGCCGGAAAATCATTACGTTAAAATATATTCAGAGGATATGCCTATTCCTTATTTTCAGAATGAAGCGGCTTATGCTCAGTTCAAATATCCCGATGCGGGTTTCAGACTGCTGAGCCTGTACAGATACTGGAATATGATAGAATATTTTTATCCGTATAAAAACACTCTTGAAAAAAGCTGGGATAAAACATTGATAGAGCTGATTCCAAAATTTGCAGAAGCAGAAAATGAAATGAGTTACAAACTTGCAGTAGCTTCTATGGTTGCAGAAATACAGGATTCACATGCGATATTGTCAATATGGACAACTCCTCCCTTATATGAACAATATGGTAAAATGAGACCTGCCGTGAATCTGGTATTTGTGGGTAACAGACCGGTGGTTTCCGAAAGTCTTGAAGAAAAGAACGGAAATAAAAATGAACTCCTTCAGGGCGATGAAATTGTATCTGTGAACCAGAAGGCCGTTGAAACGCTGCTTAAGGAACAGCTGCCCTATGCATCTGGCTCTAATGAACCTGTCCGCCTGTCAAAAGTTGCAGTAAGTCTTTTAAGAACCAATGATCCTCAGATTGAAGTAGGAGTGAAAAGATCCGGTACTTTAAAAACGATTAAAGTAACAACACTTCCTCTGGAAAAATCTCTTATTGAAGAAAATCAGGGAGAACCTGCCTTCAAAATGGTGGAAAATGATATCGCTTATATTCATCCTGGAAGACTGGATGTAAAAGATCTTGACGGAATTATGCAGAAAGCCATAAAAGCCAAAGCCATTATTATCGATATGAGAACCTATCCGAAAGAAACCATGTTTCTCATGAAAATCGGAGACTATCTTTTTGATAAGCCGAAAGACTTCTGCAGAATGACCAAAGGTAATGTTGTAACGCCTGGACAGTTCAGCTATTTAAGTAATGAATATATGAGTAATGTCAAAATAGGCAAAGATACTCCCGATTATTACAAAGGAAAATTGATTGTTCTGTGTAACGAGACTACCCAGAGTTTTGCAGAAATGAGCCTTATGGCATTCCGTGCAGGGCCCAATACAACGATCATCGGAAGTCAGACAGCCGGAGCAGACGGCAATGTAACAGCAACTATCTCACTGCCGGGGAATATCAAAACAATTTTTACCGGAATTGGAATGTATAATCTGGATGGAACAGAAACCCAGAGAATCGGAATTGTGCCTGATATAGAAGTAAAGCCTACGGTTCAAGGCATTCTGGATAAGAAAGATGAAGTGCTGGAAAGAGCAATACGTTTTTCCAATGGAGCATAA